The following are encoded together in the Streptomyces sp. NBC_01465 genome:
- a CDS encoding pentapeptide repeat-containing protein yields the protein MKRWTRGHRTTVLVRPDGRVARAAEDADATAVEAALAAHIGGAPLSGLGIGEVTPPRRSWLIGEQCAMSISAMGAWKGGCVRMPRFSGGRQPGMFAGMDLKGRDFSRKYLVGADFTGADCRACDFRGSDLSLAKFTGADLYEAKFEGAILYVTEFGSTNLTRAEFRGAFAYGFQFRSSSVITYADLRDFQLEKRRRSGTFEAKDGVEYLEKRFGGEVVDSSDLCASDYQVNGNYFTFRSLYDGESHLLHAQIFNTLKRLYRENHDGRAALRCHFQSRSHLTRSRYKRTVLTAEIPGDRTKVGRARTALYYLAEFSSGYGVRPCRMVGSLAILYATFLFTAWVISAVSVKSGVAYEGHNDNAGEGVGSGASGLIRLAQFAALSLVSPQLNQFSPYGWMIPLSLLFFTLSACFLALLFSSLFMTILSE from the coding sequence GTGAAACGCTGGACGAGAGGCCACCGCACGACCGTGCTGGTACGGCCGGACGGGCGTGTGGCGCGGGCGGCGGAGGATGCGGACGCGACCGCGGTCGAGGCAGCGCTGGCCGCCCATATCGGCGGAGCTCCACTGAGTGGTCTGGGGATTGGAGAGGTGACGCCCCCTCGCCGTTCGTGGCTGATTGGTGAACAATGCGCTATGTCCATCAGCGCGATGGGCGCCTGGAAGGGGGGTTGCGTGCGCATGCCAAGGTTCTCAGGGGGGCGGCAACCTGGAATGTTTGCAGGCATGGATCTTAAAGGGCGAGATTTTTCCAGAAAGTATCTTGTTGGTGCAGACTTCACAGGTGCTGATTGCCGTGCATGCGACTTTCGAGGCAGCGATCTAAGCTTGGCAAAATTTACGGGTGCTGATCTCTATGAAGCGAAGTTCGAGGGGGCGATCCTCTATGTTACTGAATTCGGTTCGACGAATTTAACCCGCGCAGAATTTCGTGGAGCCTTCGCTTACGGCTTTCAGTTCAGGTCGTCTTCGGTCATCACGTATGCTGACCTGCGGGATTTCCAACTGGAGAAGCGGAGGCGCTCTGGCACCTTCGAAGCGAAGGATGGCGTTGAATACCTGGAGAAAAGGTTTGGCGGAGAAGTGGTCGACTCAAGTGATTTGTGCGCTTCCGATTATCAAGTCAACGGTAATTATTTCACCTTCCGGAGTCTCTATGACGGCGAGAGTCACCTTCTCCATGCTCAAATCTTTAATACTCTGAAGCGCCTCTATCGAGAGAACCACGATGGGCGCGCTGCTCTTCGGTGCCACTTCCAGTCGCGCAGTCACCTCACGCGTTCACGCTACAAGCGCACTGTCTTGACTGCCGAGATTCCTGGAGATCGCACGAAGGTGGGACGCGCGCGCACCGCGCTTTACTATCTGGCTGAATTCTCGAGCGGCTACGGCGTGAGACCGTGTCGCATGGTCGGGAGCCTGGCCATTTTGTATGCGACATTTCTATTCACGGCTTGGGTGATATCTGCAGTTTCAGTAAAAAGTGGAGTGGCCTATGAGGGGCATAATGATAATGCTGGCGAGGGCGTGGGAAGCGGTGCTTCAGGGCTAATTCGTCTGGCTCAGTTCGCAGCTCTTTCCCTCGTCAGTCCACAGCTGAACCAGTTCTCTCCGTATGGGTGGATGATTCCCCTCAGCCTGCTCTTTTTTACACTGTCGGCATGTTTCC
- a CDS encoding ISAs1 family transposase, which produces MQTAEHPGLLERLAEVPDPRAARGIRHALVYVLALAASAVLAGATSLLAVSEWSADSPQTVRAALGGPLDVLTGHYPVPGEATLRRVLSRVNGDALDQAIGRWLADRHQTIPQATGLRGIAVDGKSLRGSARAGGRKIHLLAALDHTSGLVLAQLDVGEKTNEITCFQPLLDTVADLADAVVTSDALHTQREHATYPTGRAAHYIVIAKGNQKKLRKQHKALPWKEIPLQDRTRATGHGRSEIRRIKVCTVSNLLFPGAQQAIQLKRRRVHRKTGKVTLHTVYAVTSLTAEQATPGQLATLIRGHWSVESLHHVRDTTFAEDASQLRTGNTPRAMATWRNLAIGALRLAGATNIAAGLRYNARNAHRPLALPGIR; this is translated from the coding sequence GTGCAGACGGCCGAACATCCTGGCCTGCTGGAACGCCTGGCCGAAGTCCCCGATCCGCGGGCCGCTCGCGGGATACGGCACGCTCTCGTCTACGTCCTGGCACTGGCAGCCTCGGCTGTACTGGCCGGCGCGACCTCGCTCCTGGCGGTCAGTGAATGGTCCGCCGACTCCCCGCAGACCGTCCGGGCCGCTCTCGGCGGACCGCTCGACGTACTGACCGGGCACTACCCGGTGCCCGGAGAGGCGACCTTGCGCCGGGTCCTTTCCCGCGTCAACGGCGACGCCCTCGATCAGGCCATCGGACGCTGGCTCGCGGACCGCCATCAGACCATCCCGCAGGCCACCGGTCTGCGCGGGATCGCCGTTGACGGCAAGAGCTTGCGCGGATCCGCCCGCGCAGGCGGTCGCAAGATCCACCTCCTCGCCGCGCTCGACCACACCAGCGGCCTGGTCCTGGCCCAGCTCGACGTCGGCGAGAAGACGAACGAGATCACCTGCTTCCAACCACTCCTAGACACCGTGGCCGACCTCGCTGACGCGGTGGTCACCAGCGACGCACTCCACACCCAGCGTGAGCACGCCACCTACCCGACTGGACGCGCCGCGCACTACATCGTGATCGCCAAGGGGAACCAGAAGAAGCTCCGCAAACAGCACAAAGCCCTTCCCTGGAAGGAGATCCCACTACAGGACCGCACCCGCGCAACCGGCCACGGCCGCAGCGAGATCCGGCGTATCAAGGTCTGCACCGTGAGCAACCTCCTGTTCCCCGGCGCCCAGCAGGCCATCCAGCTCAAACGCCGCCGCGTGCACCGCAAGACCGGGAAGGTCACCCTGCACACCGTCTACGCGGTCACCAGCCTGACTGCAGAACAGGCGACTCCCGGCCAGTTGGCAACGCTGATCCGCGGCCACTGGTCAGTCGAATCGCTGCACCACGTCCGGGACACCACCTTCGCCGAGGACGCCTCGCAACTACGGACCGGCAACACACCCCGCGCGATGGCCACCTGGCGCAACCTCGCCATCGGCGCCCTCCGACTCGCCGGCGCAACCAACATCGCCGCCGGCCTGCGGTACAACGCCCGCAACGCCCACCGCCCCCTCGCTCTCCCCGGGATCAGATGA
- a CDS encoding ISL3 family transposase, whose translation MEVGSVEEFADVVVISARSRAGPAVCTGCGRASEWEHSRYVRHVEDEAAGGRPVRIDLSVRRLYCENPACSKTTFAEQIEGLTLRYQRRTAGLQAIVAAVATALAGTAGSRLLLHLHHVLSWASLITCLMKTPDPPMPKLRVVAVDDFALRRSRRYATLMIDVETRLPVDAWDTRDIGPTSTWLRGHPEIEVVCRDGSAAYRGAISAGAPQAVQVSDRFHLWQNLSRKIYEVVTAHRSCLPEPDDETTAPRTPGGVMAARTRRTHTAVHALLAEGMALRAIGRHLDLDRNVIRRHARAATWQEVAPTWPHSLGIIAPYQGHLHRRWAEGEHNIAALAREITARGFRGSEATVRLYLTSHREALDACLPPPAPARSAFEVTRLLTTRPEQLGEDQRVFVKHLQERCPELRILHGLIDTFREVFDKKRALLMDRWITSARQSGIAPLVRFTAGLLDDLDAVHAAVTLPHSSGVAEGRITDLKMIKRQMAGRAGIQLLRKRVILVAHSRRSSEPPPDNDLWSINGYQNLV comes from the coding sequence GTGGAGGTCGGATCGGTCGAGGAGTTCGCGGACGTCGTGGTGATCTCCGCGCGGTCCCGGGCGGGACCGGCCGTGTGCACCGGCTGTGGCCGGGCCTCCGAGTGGGAGCACAGCCGCTACGTACGGCATGTTGAGGACGAGGCTGCCGGCGGCCGTCCGGTGCGAATTGACCTCTCGGTCCGCCGCCTGTACTGCGAGAACCCTGCCTGCTCAAAGACCACCTTCGCGGAGCAGATCGAGGGCCTGACCTTGCGTTACCAGCGCCGCACCGCCGGACTGCAGGCAATCGTCGCGGCCGTGGCGACGGCCCTGGCCGGAACGGCCGGCTCGAGATTGTTGCTCCACCTGCACCACGTTCTGAGCTGGGCAAGCCTGATCACGTGCCTGATGAAGACCCCCGACCCGCCGATGCCGAAGTTGCGGGTGGTTGCCGTGGACGACTTTGCGCTGCGCCGCTCCCGCCGCTACGCCACCCTCATGATCGACGTGGAGACCCGTCTGCCAGTCGACGCCTGGGACACCAGGGATATTGGCCCCACGAGCACCTGGCTCCGCGGGCACCCGGAAATCGAGGTGGTCTGCCGCGACGGCTCGGCGGCCTACCGCGGTGCCATCAGTGCAGGTGCTCCGCAGGCCGTCCAGGTCAGCGACCGCTTTCACCTCTGGCAGAACCTCTCACGCAAGATCTACGAGGTGGTCACCGCGCACCGCAGCTGCCTGCCCGAACCTGATGACGAAACGACCGCACCCCGGACGCCCGGCGGCGTCATGGCCGCCCGAACCCGCCGCACCCACACTGCAGTTCACGCCCTGCTCGCCGAGGGGATGGCACTGCGCGCGATCGGGCGCCACCTGGACCTGGACCGCAACGTCATCCGCCGCCACGCCCGCGCCGCCACCTGGCAGGAGGTCGCTCCGACCTGGCCCCACAGCCTCGGCATCATTGCCCCCTACCAGGGACACCTGCATCGCCGCTGGGCCGAGGGCGAACACAACATCGCGGCCCTCGCCCGCGAGATCACCGCGCGCGGCTTTCGCGGCAGCGAGGCCACCGTTCGCCTATACCTCACCTCCCACCGTGAGGCCCTGGACGCCTGCCTTCCCCCGCCCGCGCCCGCCCGCAGCGCGTTCGAGGTCACCCGGCTGCTGACCACCCGCCCAGAACAACTGGGTGAAGACCAGCGTGTCTTCGTCAAGCACCTGCAAGAACGCTGCCCGGAACTCCGCATCCTCCACGGACTCATAGACACCTTCCGGGAAGTCTTCGACAAGAAGCGCGCCCTCCTGATGGACCGCTGGATCACCAGCGCCCGCCAGAGCGGCATCGCACCGCTCGTCCGCTTCACCGCCGGCCTGCTGGACGACCTCGACGCCGTGCACGCCGCCGTAACCCTCCCTCACAGCTCCGGCGTGGCGGAAGGCAGAATCACGGACCTGAAAATGATCAAGCGCCAGATGGCAGGACGGGCAGGCATCCAACTCCTGCGCAAACGCGTCATCCTCGTCGCCCACTCACGCCGCAGCAGCGAGCCCCCGCCCGACAACGACCTCTGGTCGATCAACGGCTACCAAAATCTTGTATGA
- a CDS encoding YrhB domain-containing protein, whose product MIERETAVRMVEEELDRENREWAYRGLASIRTAVLRVEEHELVWKVYWQSEEYARTRDPDTMLIGHGPYLVDRIDGGLHQIGAVSELEGAWETDYRVRIRGQAVRTSVDDLHDEIRENAAMRGRMQAVRILRQRLPVLPPAQALEYVSALLNANAPAHLVAVAVEQLIEPMNPVLTVQTISQGRLG is encoded by the coding sequence GTGATCGAGCGAGAGACCGCGGTTCGTATGGTTGAGGAAGAGCTGGACCGAGAGAACCGGGAGTGGGCGTATCGGGGCTTGGCCTCGATCCGCACGGCAGTGCTGCGTGTAGAGGAACACGAGCTGGTCTGGAAGGTGTACTGGCAGTCCGAGGAATACGCCCGCACTCGGGACCCCGACACGATGTTGATCGGCCATGGCCCCTATTTGGTCGACCGCATCGACGGTGGGCTCCACCAAATTGGAGCGGTCTCCGAGCTTGAGGGAGCCTGGGAGACGGACTACCGCGTTCGTATTCGTGGGCAGGCCGTCCGCACCTCTGTGGACGATTTGCACGATGAAATACGAGAAAACGCCGCAATGCGTGGACGCATGCAAGCGGTACGTATCCTGCGCCAGAGACTGCCGGTGCTGCCACCAGCGCAGGCCCTCGAGTACGTGAGTGCGTTGCTGAACGCCAACGCCCCAGCCCACCTTGTGGCTGTCGCCGTTGAACAACTGATCGAACCCATGAACCCAGTGCTCACCGTACAGACCATCAGTCAGGGAAGGCTCGGCTAG
- a CDS encoding UvrD-helicase domain-containing protein yields MGLKATAEQEAAREAFAAGQDLALVAGAGTGKTSTLVMMGSATQRRGLYVAFNRPIAHEAKARFGANVRCSTSHALAHRAVGRQYQDRLDATQHMPSKRTAQLLGLDRDLAVGKRRLGPTTLARLVMEMIQHFCYSTDEQIAARHMGRVNGLDAEGEQYLSQVLLRRARWAWDDICSHQGRLPFKHDHYLKMWALTRPVLPADFVLLDEAQDTNPVLEEIFLAQDAQRVCVGDPVQQIYEWRHAKDIMSGFPGQRLELTQSFRFGPEIAEVANRWLRRASAKSCDVRLGRALGVGVCSSAQRVTFLVRLGEPERQPVLVEGVGDGQLFLGEEEAHVDRPLGGLAFHPFDELDVLEDLALEGVQLSARVVAPLQVEVGPQDRLVGVDGVPGDGEVVELVVVDLDLLPVEVEQDGTVGEPFVVLEVPDQPGTGQRAADERAQPFAFGGHDGITAGQPLRPVALNPEVEHARVLSGRCRSRTPPATRQSGWGRTAETKQAPNSMIM; encoded by the coding sequence GTGGGATTGAAGGCAACGGCGGAACAGGAGGCGGCGCGGGAGGCGTTCGCTGCGGGACAGGATCTGGCGCTGGTGGCCGGGGCGGGTACGGGGAAGACCTCCACGCTCGTGATGATGGGCTCGGCAACGCAGCGAAGGGGCTTGTACGTCGCTTTCAACCGGCCGATCGCGCACGAGGCCAAGGCCCGGTTCGGGGCGAACGTGCGGTGCAGTACGTCGCACGCTCTGGCCCACCGCGCGGTCGGCCGGCAGTACCAGGACCGGCTGGACGCCACCCAGCACATGCCGTCGAAGCGTACGGCCCAGCTCCTGGGCCTGGACCGGGACTTGGCGGTGGGCAAACGGCGTCTGGGCCCTACGACGCTGGCGCGGCTTGTGATGGAGATGATCCAGCACTTCTGCTACAGCACCGACGAGCAGATCGCGGCCCGGCACATGGGGAGGGTGAACGGGCTGGACGCGGAGGGTGAGCAGTATCTGTCGCAGGTGCTTCTGCGCCGGGCTCGGTGGGCGTGGGACGACATCTGCTCGCACCAGGGGCGGCTGCCGTTCAAGCATGATCACTACTTGAAGATGTGGGCGCTGACCCGACCCGTGCTTCCGGCGGACTTCGTCCTGCTGGACGAGGCTCAGGACACGAATCCGGTGCTGGAGGAGATTTTCCTGGCGCAGGACGCGCAGCGGGTGTGCGTCGGGGATCCTGTGCAGCAGATCTACGAATGGCGCCATGCCAAGGACATCATGAGCGGCTTCCCGGGGCAGCGGCTGGAGTTGACGCAGTCCTTCCGGTTTGGTCCGGAGATTGCGGAGGTGGCCAACCGGTGGCTGCGCAGGGCCTCGGCAAAGTCCTGTGATGTCCGTCTTGGGAGAGCGCTTGGTGTTGGGGTGTGCTCGTCAGCGCAGCGAGTGACGTTTTTGGTGCGGCTCGGGGAGCCCGAACGTCAGCCCGTTCTCGTCGAGGGCGTTGGCGATGGTCAGCTGTTCCTTGGGGAAGAGGAAGCTCACGTCGACCGACCCCTGGGCGGACTTGCTTTCCATCCATTCGATGAGCTCGACGTCCTGGAGGACCTGGCCCTGGAGGGCGTGCAGCTCAGCGCGCGCGTCGTGGCGCCACTGCAGGTCGAAGTCGGGCCACAGGACCGGCTGGTGGGGGTCGATGGTGTTCCAGGTGATGGAGAGGTCGTCGAACTTGTGGTGGTTGATCTCGACCTGCTCCCCGTCGAAGTCGAGCAGGACGGGACAGTCGGGGAACCATTCGTTGTCCTGGAGGTCCCAGACCAGCCAGGCACGGGTCAGCGTGCGGCCGATGAGCGCGCGCAGCCGTTCGCCTTCGGCGGACATGACGGCATTACGGCCGGTCAGCCACTGCGGCCGGTAGCTCTCAATCCCGAAGTTGAACACGCGAGGGTCCTCTCAGGGCGGTGCAGGTCCCGAACGCCCCCCGCCACCCGCCAGTCGGGGTGGGGTAGGACGGCAGAAACGAAGCAGGCACCGAATTCCATGATCATGTGA